A DNA window from Mycolicibacter terrae contains the following coding sequences:
- a CDS encoding MMPL/RND family transporter, which yields MSDHGAAPHRPHRPFLGRMVRIFSVPIILFWVLVAVVLGTVVPSLGKVAATRSVPISPTGAPSYVAMLNIGKVFQQYDSDSTAMVVLESEDHLGDAAHKFYDEIVAKLEADRKHVQNVQDFWSDPLTAAGSQSVDGKSAYVQIFLDGSQGTTESHESVAAVRDIVASVDPPPGIKAHVAGNTVLNADTSVAGHQSMSRLELVSVAIIIVMLLTIYRSVITMLVSMFVIGLGLFAAMGVTAAAGNVNIVGLTPYAVSMVTMLSIAAITDYLIFLLGRYHEERANGLERDDAFYVAYSGVSHVILGSGLTIVGALMCLGMTTLPYFQTMGPPCAIAILVVIAAALTLAPAVLTVASRFGLLDPRQNLSTRNWRKVGTSTVRWPIPIILLTGMVAVVGFVSLLTYVPQYNDQKFTPADMPANLAMAVADRHFSQARMNPELLMLETDHDLRTPSDMLVIEKVAKHVFRMRGIDRVQTITRPLGSPIEHSSIPFLLGAQNAGTLQAAKFNNDNAAQLLEQADEMAKTAASLERMYTIMRETSETTHSMAGKTHVMADTTAELRDNIADFDDFFRVFRNYFYWEPHCYDIPICWSLRSIFDTMDGIDQLAEQIQSLTIDIDRLDELMPQMLPVLRENIDSMNKMHDMMIATHSTMAGTQAQQQELAKGATEIGLYFDQAKSDDFFYLPPDVFDNPDFKRGIKMFMSPDHKSVRMIITHQGDPASVEGIAHVRDLKDVVADALKGTPLASAKVSIAGTASLYADMQDGVVIDLMIVLIASLILIFAIMLVITRSVVAAVVIVGTVAASLGIACGISVLLWQDILGLGVQWIVIPLSMVILLAVGSDYNLLLVSRLREEIHAGLNTGIIRGVGATGRVVTAAGLVFAFTMMAMIVSDLRVVGQLGTTIGIGLIIDTLMVRAFMTPSIAAALGRWFWWPLNTFEIARHGSSGPEPRPAERGDDTAPIPTTTA from the coding sequence ATGAGCGACCACGGCGCGGCGCCGCATCGCCCGCACCGACCCTTCTTAGGCCGGATGGTTCGGATCTTCTCGGTGCCGATCATCCTGTTCTGGGTGCTCGTCGCGGTCGTGCTGGGCACCGTGGTCCCGTCACTGGGCAAGGTCGCTGCCACCCGGTCGGTCCCGATCAGCCCCACGGGTGCACCGTCGTACGTGGCGATGCTCAACATCGGCAAGGTATTCCAGCAGTACGATTCGGACTCCACGGCGATGGTCGTGCTGGAGTCTGAGGACCATCTCGGCGATGCCGCGCACAAGTTCTACGACGAGATCGTCGCCAAGCTCGAAGCTGACCGCAAGCACGTGCAGAACGTTCAGGACTTCTGGAGCGATCCGCTGACCGCGGCGGGCTCACAGAGTGTGGACGGTAAGTCCGCCTACGTGCAGATCTTCCTCGACGGCTCGCAGGGCACCACCGAAAGCCACGAGTCGGTCGCCGCCGTACGTGACATCGTCGCCTCGGTCGACCCGCCGCCGGGTATCAAGGCCCACGTCGCGGGCAACACCGTCCTCAATGCCGACACCAGCGTCGCCGGGCATCAAAGTATGTCGAGGCTGGAGTTGGTGTCTGTCGCCATCATCATCGTGATGCTGCTGACCATCTACCGCTCGGTGATCACGATGCTGGTGTCGATGTTTGTCATCGGGCTGGGATTGTTTGCCGCGATGGGTGTTACGGCCGCGGCCGGCAACGTGAACATCGTCGGCCTGACCCCGTATGCGGTGAGCATGGTGACGATGTTGTCCATTGCCGCGATAACCGATTACCTGATCTTTCTCCTTGGCCGGTATCACGAGGAGAGAGCGAACGGCCTTGAGCGCGATGACGCGTTCTATGTCGCCTACAGCGGCGTCTCGCACGTCATCCTGGGGTCCGGGCTGACCATTGTCGGCGCCTTGATGTGCCTCGGCATGACGACGTTGCCCTACTTCCAGACCATGGGGCCGCCCTGCGCGATCGCGATTCTGGTGGTCATCGCCGCAGCACTGACGCTGGCGCCGGCGGTGCTCACCGTGGCATCGAGGTTCGGACTGCTCGACCCCAGACAGAATCTCTCGACGCGCAACTGGCGCAAGGTCGGAACCAGCACGGTTCGCTGGCCCATTCCGATCATCCTGCTGACCGGCATGGTCGCCGTCGTAGGTTTCGTCAGCCTGTTGACCTATGTGCCGCAGTACAACGACCAGAAATTCACTCCCGCCGATATGCCCGCCAACCTGGCCATGGCCGTCGCGGACCGGCATTTCTCCCAGGCTCGGATGAACCCCGAACTGTTGATGCTCGAGACCGATCATGACCTGCGTACGCCGTCGGACATGTTGGTGATCGAAAAGGTCGCCAAGCACGTCTTCCGGATGCGGGGCATCGACCGGGTGCAGACCATCACCCGCCCACTGGGCTCACCGATCGAGCACAGCTCCATCCCGTTCCTGCTCGGCGCGCAGAATGCCGGCACGCTGCAGGCCGCGAAGTTCAACAACGACAACGCGGCGCAACTGCTCGAACAGGCCGACGAGATGGCAAAGACCGCCGCCAGCCTGGAACGCATGTACACGATCATGAGGGAGACCAGCGAAACCACCCACAGCATGGCGGGCAAGACGCACGTGATGGCCGATACCACCGCTGAATTGCGGGATAACATCGCCGATTTCGATGATTTCTTCCGGGTGTTTCGCAACTACTTCTACTGGGAGCCGCACTGCTACGACATCCCGATCTGTTGGTCGCTCCGGTCGATCTTCGACACCATGGACGGTATTGACCAACTCGCGGAACAGATCCAGAGTCTCACCATCGACATCGACCGCCTGGACGAGTTGATGCCGCAGATGCTGCCGGTGCTGCGGGAGAACATCGACTCGATGAACAAGATGCACGACATGATGATCGCGACTCACAGCACCATGGCCGGCACTCAGGCCCAACAACAGGAACTGGCCAAGGGCGCCACCGAGATCGGGCTGTACTTCGATCAGGCCAAGAGCGATGACTTCTTCTATCTGCCGCCGGATGTGTTCGACAATCCCGACTTCAAGCGTGGCATCAAGATGTTCATGTCGCCGGATCACAAGTCGGTCCGAATGATCATCACCCACCAGGGCGACCCCGCCTCGGTGGAGGGCATCGCACACGTCCGGGACCTCAAAGATGTCGTCGCGGACGCCCTCAAGGGCACCCCGCTGGCCAGCGCGAAAGTCTCGATCGCCGGTACCGCATCGCTGTACGCCGACATGCAGGACGGTGTCGTGATCGACCTGATGATCGTGCTCATCGCGTCGCTGATCCTGATCTTCGCGATCATGCTGGTCATCACCCGCAGCGTGGTGGCCGCCGTCGTGATCGTCGGCACGGTCGCTGCGTCGCTGGGCATCGCGTGTGGGATATCGGTGTTGCTCTGGCAGGACATCCTGGGCCTGGGCGTGCAGTGGATCGTGATCCCGTTGTCGATGGTGATCCTGCTGGCAGTGGGTTCGGACTACAACCTGCTGCTGGTGTCGCGACTCAGAGAAGAGATACACGCCGGGCTCAACACCGGCATCATCCGAGGCGTGGGGGCCACCGGACGCGTCGTCACCGCAGCCGGCCTGGTGTTCGCTTTCACCATGATGGCGATGATCGTCAGTGACCTGCGCGTGGTCGGTCAGCTCGGTACGACTATCGGTATCGGCCTGATCATCGACACGTTGATGGTGCGGGCGTTCATGACGCCATCGATTGCTGCGGCGTTGGGTCGTTGGTTCTGGTGGCCGCTCAACACCTTTGAGATCGCCAGGCATGGCTCTAGCGGACCCGAACCGAGGCCGGCGGAGCGCGGAGATGACACCGCGCCCATACCGACAACAACTGCGTGA
- a CDS encoding MmpS family transport accessory protein, whose amino-acid sequence MLRRFWIPLLLVVVVALGGYAIVRIRATLGHQGPNLAEGSAITENFNPKHITYEVTGTGGTANLNYLDENGQPNLIENASLPWSFTIVTTLPSMSANIIAQGDRHVSDLRCRVTVDDKVRDDRTSTDTVKPFIYCLVKSV is encoded by the coding sequence GTGTTGAGGCGGTTCTGGATTCCTCTGCTGCTGGTGGTCGTCGTCGCGCTGGGCGGGTATGCCATTGTCCGCATTCGCGCGACCCTGGGCCACCAAGGCCCGAACTTGGCGGAGGGTTCCGCAATCACCGAGAACTTCAATCCGAAGCACATCACCTACGAGGTCACCGGGACGGGCGGGACCGCGAACCTGAACTACCTTGACGAGAACGGCCAACCCAATCTGATCGAAAACGCCTCACTGCCTTGGTCGTTCACGATCGTGACGACGCTACCGTCGATGTCGGCCAACATCATCGCTCAAGGTGATCGCCATGTCAGTGACCTTCGGTGCCGGGTGACGGTCGACGACAAGGTGCGCGACGACCGGACCAGCACCGACACCGTCAAACCGTTCATCTACTGCCTGGTGAAGTCGGTATGA
- the aceA gene encoding isocitrate lyase ICL2 produces the protein MTTIETTTAASAPVQPDVDADIVATQQYFDSPRFEGITRLYTARQVVEQRGTIPADYPVAREAATAFYARLRELFAAKKSITTFGPYSPGQAVVMKRVGIEGIYLGGWATSAKGSISEDPGPDLASYPLSQVPDEAAGLVRALLTADRNQQYMRLRMTDEQRAATPAVDYRPFIIADADTGHGGDPHVRNLIRRFVEAGVPGYHIEDQRPGTKKCGHQGGKVLVPSDEQIKRLNTARFQLDMMGVPGIIVARTDAEAANLVESRSDERDQPFILGTTNLKIPSYKACFLAMTRRFHSSGITEINGHLLYALPEGEYAEADAWLERQGITALITKAAQGWRSDGRQSVDAVFDEIESAFVEAWQNDAGLMTFGDAVAEMLDFAEREGEPKEMTAAQWREFAATAPFYTARAKAAELNADPGWDCDRAKTPEGYFQVRGGIPYAIAKSLAAAPFADILWMETKTADLAEAREFAEAIHAVYPDQMLAYNLSPSFNWDTTGMTDDQMRAFPAEIGKLGFVFNFITYGGHQVDGVASEEFAATLLQDGMLALARLQRKMRLVESPYRTPQTLVGGPRSDAALAASSGRTATTKAMGAGSTQHQHLVQTEVPKKLLEDWLALWSEHYQLGEKLRAQLRPTRPGSDVLELGIYGDGEEKLANVIVDPIKDRHGRSILTVRDQNTFSEKLRQKRLMDLTHLWLIHRFKAAAVHYVTPTQDNLYQTEKMKEHGIFSSVNQEVGEIIVADVNQPRIDELLAPDRVALGKLISKDA, from the coding sequence ATGACGACCATCGAAACGACCACGGCGGCGAGCGCACCGGTCCAACCAGATGTCGACGCCGATATCGTGGCGACACAGCAATACTTCGACAGCCCGCGTTTCGAAGGCATCACCCGCCTCTACACCGCCCGCCAGGTCGTCGAGCAGCGTGGCACCATCCCGGCCGACTACCCGGTGGCCCGTGAGGCGGCGACCGCTTTCTACGCCCGGCTGCGTGAGCTGTTCGCCGCAAAGAAGAGCATCACCACATTCGGGCCGTACTCGCCGGGCCAGGCGGTGGTGATGAAGCGGGTCGGCATCGAGGGCATCTATCTGGGCGGCTGGGCGACGTCGGCCAAGGGGTCCATCTCCGAAGACCCGGGCCCGGACCTGGCCAGCTACCCGCTGAGTCAGGTGCCCGACGAGGCAGCCGGGCTGGTGCGGGCGCTGCTCACCGCTGACCGAAACCAGCAGTACATGCGTTTGCGAATGACCGACGAGCAGCGTGCCGCAACCCCGGCCGTGGACTACCGGCCGTTCATCATCGCCGACGCCGACACCGGGCACGGCGGTGATCCGCACGTGCGCAACCTGATCCGGCGCTTCGTGGAAGCCGGTGTCCCCGGCTACCACATCGAAGACCAGCGCCCCGGCACCAAAAAGTGCGGGCATCAGGGCGGCAAGGTGCTGGTGCCCTCGGACGAGCAGATCAAGCGCCTGAACACCGCCCGGTTCCAGTTGGACATGATGGGTGTCCCCGGCATCATCGTGGCGCGCACCGACGCCGAGGCGGCCAACCTCGTCGAGAGTCGCTCCGACGAGCGCGATCAGCCGTTCATCCTGGGCACCACGAACCTGAAGATCCCTTCTTATAAAGCCTGTTTCCTGGCGATGACCCGACGTTTCCACTCCTCGGGCATCACCGAGATCAACGGCCACCTGCTCTACGCCCTGCCGGAGGGCGAGTACGCCGAGGCCGACGCCTGGCTGGAACGCCAGGGCATCACCGCGCTGATCACCAAGGCCGCGCAGGGCTGGCGCAGTGACGGACGGCAATCGGTGGACGCCGTCTTCGATGAGATCGAGTCGGCGTTCGTGGAGGCTTGGCAGAACGATGCCGGGCTGATGACGTTCGGCGATGCCGTCGCCGAGATGCTGGACTTCGCCGAGCGCGAGGGCGAACCGAAGGAGATGACCGCTGCGCAGTGGCGGGAATTCGCCGCCACCGCACCGTTTTACACCGCGCGGGCCAAGGCCGCGGAGTTGAATGCCGACCCGGGCTGGGACTGCGACCGGGCGAAAACCCCTGAGGGCTACTTCCAGGTGCGCGGCGGCATCCCGTATGCGATCGCCAAGTCGCTGGCCGCCGCCCCGTTCGCCGACATCCTGTGGATGGAGACCAAGACCGCCGACCTGGCCGAGGCCCGGGAGTTCGCCGAGGCCATCCACGCGGTGTACCCCGACCAGATGCTGGCCTACAACCTGTCCCCCTCGTTCAACTGGGACACCACCGGCATGACCGACGACCAGATGCGGGCCTTCCCCGCCGAGATCGGCAAGCTGGGCTTCGTCTTCAACTTCATCACCTACGGCGGACACCAGGTAGACGGCGTGGCTTCCGAGGAGTTCGCGGCAACCCTGCTGCAGGACGGCATGCTGGCGCTGGCCCGCCTGCAGCGCAAGATGCGGCTCGTCGAGTCGCCCTACCGGACACCGCAGACCCTGGTCGGCGGGCCGCGCAGCGATGCGGCGCTGGCCGCGTCGTCCGGCCGCACCGCCACCACCAAGGCGATGGGCGCCGGCTCCACCCAGCATCAGCACCTGGTGCAGACCGAGGTGCCCAAGAAGCTGCTGGAGGACTGGCTGGCGTTGTGGAGTGAGCACTATCAGCTCGGCGAGAAGCTGCGGGCGCAGCTACGCCCGACCCGGCCCGGCTCCGATGTGCTCGAACTCGGGATCTACGGCGACGGCGAGGAGAAGCTGGCCAACGTGATCGTCGACCCGATCAAGGACCGGCACGGCCGCAGCATCCTGACCGTGCGGGACCAGAACACCTTCTCGGAGAAGCTGCGGCAGAAGCGCCTGATGGATCTGACCCACCTGTGGCTGATCCACCGATTCAAAGCTGCCGCAGTGCACTACGTCACGCCCACCCAGGACAACCTGTACCAGACCGAGAAGATGAAGGAGCACGGCATCTTCAGCAGCGTGAACCAGGAGGTCGGCGAGATCATCGTCGCCGATGTGAACCAGCCGCGCATCGACGAACTGCTGGCACCGGATCGGGTGGCGCTGGGCAAGCTGATCAGCAAAGACGCCTGA
- a CDS encoding HD domain-containing protein — translation METVAGVLIPDTALVREATEFIRDVEDDLLYHHSRRVFFFGALQGQRRGLVPDLELLYVGAMFHDLGLTEPRRSTSALRFEVDGANAARDFLLERGVDQADARKVWLSIALHTTPGVSEFLDPEIALVTAGVETDVQGIGRDDLPADQLAAVTAAHPRPDFKRRILHAFTEGVRHRPDSTFGTVNADVLAHYDPSFVRGDFVEMILANSWPE, via the coding sequence CTGGAAACCGTTGCAGGAGTGTTGATCCCCGACACCGCGCTGGTGCGGGAGGCCACCGAGTTCATCCGCGACGTCGAGGACGATCTGCTGTATCACCATTCACGCCGGGTGTTCTTCTTCGGCGCGCTACAGGGGCAGCGTCGCGGGCTGGTTCCCGACCTGGAACTGCTCTACGTGGGGGCTATGTTTCACGATCTGGGCCTGACCGAGCCGCGCCGCAGCACCTCGGCCCTGCGTTTCGAGGTCGACGGCGCGAACGCGGCACGGGATTTCCTGCTGGAGCGCGGTGTCGACCAAGCCGATGCCCGCAAGGTGTGGTTGAGCATCGCTTTGCACACCACCCCGGGCGTATCGGAGTTCCTCGACCCGGAGATCGCGCTGGTCACTGCCGGCGTCGAGACCGATGTGCAGGGCATCGGCCGTGACGATCTCCCCGCCGATCAGCTTGCCGCGGTGACCGCCGCGCACCCGCGGCCCGACTTCAAACGCCGTATCCTGCATGCCTTCACCGAAGGCGTCAGGCACCGCCCGGACAGCACATTCGGCACGGTGAACGCCGATGTGCTCGCCCACTACGACCCGTCGTTCGTCCGTGGCGACTTCGTCGAGATGATCCTAGCCAACAGCTGGCCGGAGTAA
- a CDS encoding SDR family oxidoreductase: protein MPENRPDRRVLITGASKGIGRAVADRLASRGVQPIGIARTAPESFPGPFHPVDLADRVATAHTLDEILAGGTVDAVVNNVGFAHFGRLGSIDLDHLFETYDLNVRTAVQVVQAVLPGMIDRGWGRIVNVTSLTTLGTPERTPYAAAKAALETCTRIWARELAETGITVNAVAPGPTETEMYRERSPVGSEREKAFLQNIPMRRVGKPAEIAHAICILLDEDAGYITGQIIRADGGGSVAG from the coding sequence ATGCCCGAGAACAGGCCGGACCGACGGGTTTTGATCACCGGCGCTTCCAAGGGAATCGGGCGGGCGGTCGCCGACCGCCTCGCCTCGCGCGGAGTTCAACCGATCGGGATCGCCCGCACCGCACCCGAGAGCTTTCCGGGTCCGTTCCATCCGGTGGACTTGGCCGACCGCGTAGCAACCGCGCACACACTGGATGAGATTCTCGCCGGCGGCACGGTCGACGCGGTGGTCAACAACGTGGGCTTCGCGCACTTCGGCCGACTCGGGTCGATCGACCTCGATCACCTGTTTGAGACCTACGACCTCAACGTGCGCACGGCGGTGCAGGTGGTTCAGGCGGTACTGCCGGGCATGATCGACCGCGGATGGGGCCGCATCGTCAACGTCACAAGCCTGACCACGCTGGGCACCCCGGAGCGGACACCGTACGCGGCGGCGAAGGCGGCGCTGGAAACCTGCACCCGGATCTGGGCGCGGGAACTCGCCGAGACGGGAATCACCGTGAACGCGGTGGCGCCCGGCCCCACGGAGACCGAGATGTACCGGGAGCGCAGCCCGGTCGGCTCGGAGCGGGAAAAGGCATTCCTGCAGAACATTCCGATGCGTCGCGTCGGAAAGCCGGCGGAGATCGCACATGCGATCTGCATCCTGTTGGACGAGGACGCCGGGTACATCACCGGGCAGATCATCCGGGCGGACGGCGGCGGAAGTGTCGCCGGCTAA
- a CDS encoding AraC family transcriptional regulator, protein MSAVVGKMSHRTQFVRRTEADTAGVTAPPTSIPDSIAHRLGFAPERRLATSDGSLSAAIWRFCNRPSYELCRSADRNIDVIAMPISGRHHHTYFGNGRLKWSRSHPPFHLNMVVAGEQPRGVFVSDQPFTYLHVYVRHALVEQLAVDSGVLAVGRTVTLIDPMCSHDPFVEFVFRQLLREMSCGDRISRTMLAALGQQLIAGLLRRHSSVSGSRTLAAKLITGYPDWRLRLTIEYLEAHLADPLDLGEIAASVCLSVPRLAALFRDATGEPPRRWLMNRRFARACELLATSSLSVTEIAHRCGFASSQHLATVMRRRHATTPSTYRRQVLGSHTYNHDTGNRDHVAICGMHGGNDPRDRSAVAAD, encoded by the coding sequence ATGTCGGCGGTTGTGGGAAAGATGTCGCATCGGACCCAGTTTGTGCGCCGCACCGAAGCGGACACTGCTGGGGTGACGGCACCTCCGACATCCATTCCTGACTCGATCGCGCACCGATTGGGCTTTGCCCCGGAACGCCGCCTCGCCACATCGGACGGGTCACTGTCGGCAGCGATCTGGCGGTTCTGCAACAGACCGTCCTATGAACTGTGCCGCAGCGCAGATCGGAACATCGACGTCATCGCGATGCCGATCAGCGGACGCCACCACCACACCTACTTCGGTAACGGCCGGCTGAAATGGAGCCGTTCGCACCCGCCATTTCACCTGAACATGGTGGTTGCCGGCGAGCAACCGCGCGGAGTGTTCGTCTCCGACCAGCCGTTCACCTATCTGCACGTCTATGTACGGCACGCCCTGGTCGAGCAGCTGGCCGTGGACAGCGGCGTGCTGGCCGTCGGCCGGACGGTAACCCTCATCGACCCGATGTGTTCGCACGATCCGTTCGTCGAGTTCGTCTTCCGGCAGCTTCTGCGTGAGATGAGCTGTGGCGACCGGATTTCGCGGACGATGTTGGCTGCCTTGGGCCAGCAACTGATCGCCGGTCTGCTGCGACGACATTCGAGCGTTTCCGGCTCGAGGACTCTCGCCGCCAAACTCATTACCGGCTACCCCGATTGGCGTCTCCGCCTCACTATCGAATACCTCGAGGCGCACCTCGCCGACCCCCTTGACCTCGGCGAGATCGCTGCGTCAGTGTGCCTGTCAGTGCCACGCCTTGCCGCACTCTTTCGAGACGCGACCGGCGAGCCACCCCGCCGCTGGCTGATGAACCGCCGCTTCGCGCGAGCGTGTGAACTGCTTGCGACCTCGTCGCTGAGTGTCACCGAGATAGCTCATCGATGCGGATTCGCCAGCTCCCAACATCTCGCCACGGTGATGCGACGGCGGCACGCGACTACGCCGAGCACCTACCGGAGGCAAGTTCTGGGCTCACACACCTACAACCATGACACCGGAAACCGGGATCATGTCGCTATCTGTGGGATGCACGGCGGAAATGACCCTCGGGACCGGAGCGCGGTTGCAGCAGACTGA